Part of the Candidatus Deferrimicrobium sp. genome is shown below.
CCGCAGGACGATCGGCCGATGCTCGCCGAGGAAGAATTCGTTCACCTCCCCCTTCGTGGGGGATCCGTCCCGCGCATCGTAGAGCACCACCTTCATCATCCCCTTGACCACGCAGAAGTGGTCGAACTGGACCTTGTGGTAGTGCCACGCCTTGACGACGCCCGGGTACCCGGTGGTCAGGTACACCTGTCCGAACCGCATGTAGATGTCGTCGTCCTCGCGCAGGATCTCCATCAGCCGCCCGCGCTCGTCCGGGAGCACTTTCAGCTGCTTCACCATCACGCCGTCGATCATCTCGCCCTCCTTTTAAACCGCGGAACAGAAACCGCAGAACAGGGACGTTCCTGAGAACTCCATAAGAACAGGGACGGACCTGAAATGGTCGTCGCAGATCCAGGACATCGTTGTCGTCAGGTATGTCCCTGTTCAACGAGAGTTCTCAGGAACGTCCCTGTTCTGCGGTTGCGCCGGTCCCGTGATCCTCGTGGGCCTTGCGGCCGATCGAGTGGTAGAGGAAGCCGCGCTCCCGCATCTTCCGCGGGTCGAAGACGTTGCGCCCGTCGAAGAGCACCGGCTGCCGCATCAGCGTCTTCATCAGCCCGAAGTCGGGCTTGCGGAACTCGTTCCACTCGGTCGCGATCACCAGCGCATCGGCCCCCTGCAGCGCCCCGTACGACGACTCCGCGTAATCGATCCGGTCCCCGTACCGCAGCCGCGCCCCCTCCATCGCCTCGGGGTCGTACACCGCCACCGTCGCCTTCCCTTTCAGCAGCTCGTCGACGATATGGAAGACCGGCGCCTCCCGCGTGTCGTCCGTGTTCGGCTTGAACGCGATCCCCCAGACGGCGAACCGCCGCCCCTCGACCTTCCCGCCGAAGTGCTCCGCCATTTTCCGGAAGAATCGCTTCCGCTGCTCCTGGTTGATATCCTCCACCGCCTGCAGGACCGAGAGCGGCGTCCCCGCGTCGGACGCGCTTTTCAGCAGCGCCTTCACGTCCTTGGGCAGGCACGACCCTCCGTACCCCAGTCCCGGGAAGAGGAACTTGTGCCCGATCCGCGAGTCGGAGCCGATGCCGTCCCGGATCCGGTCGATGTCCGCCCCCACCGCGTCGCAGAAGTTGGCCAGGTCGTTCATATAGGAGATCTTCAGCGCGAGGAAGGCGTTCGCCGCGTACTTGGTCACCTCGGCGCTCTTCTCGTCCATCACGA
Proteins encoded:
- a CDS encoding dTDP-4-dehydrorhamnose 3,5-epimerase family protein, with the protein product MIDGVMVKQLKVLPDERGRLMEILREDDDIYMRFGQVYLTTGYPGVVKAWHYHKVQFDHFCVVKGMMKVVLYDARDGSPTKGEVNEFFLGEHRPIVLR
- a CDS encoding UDP-glucose/GDP-mannose dehydrogenase family protein; translation: MNVAIVGTGYVGLVTGVCLAERGNSVHCVDTNPSVLEKLNAGQVTIYEPGLEDIYLRNLKKGRISFSADLVKAVVPAEIIFLCLPTPPGEDGSADLKYILQVATDIGKIFARRPEAGYKVVVDKSTVPVGTSEKVRAAIRKQAGPAFEFDVVSNPEFLREGFAVEDFLRPERVVIGSIAERAILALKDLYEPFLQPGSKVIVMDEKSAEVTKYAANAFLALKISYMNDLANFCDAVGADIDRIRDGIGSDSRIGHKFLFPGLGYGGSCLPKDVKALLKSASDAGTPLSVLQAVEDINQEQRKRFFRKMAEHFGGKVEGRRFAVWGIAFKPNTDDTREAPVFHIVDELLKGKATVAVYDPEAMEGARLRYGDRIDYAESSYGALQGADALVIATEWNEFRKPDFGLMKTLMRQPVLFDGRNVFDPRKMRERGFLYHSIGRKAHEDHGTGATAEQGRS